The following are from one region of the Littorina saxatilis isolate snail1 linkage group LG4, US_GU_Lsax_2.0, whole genome shotgun sequence genome:
- the LOC138963962 gene encoding uncharacterized protein: MLPFSNNSHAHCDSSQSAHPHHAQPAPGILEDTHHHHHHHPELMLTQEQRIWSSSEQNCYHHHLHSELDDQQDSETNVFAQTETHSSCHHHLLDHEMSKPQQIGSPLLGSLSITSQENRSSSETGESLYEPELQHDPSIPLDVLELVRRLKAVAKERMIEEAVSKLMGCKAENTQMGDNEDSSMEDHSDCLHLSASCGTGAQVKEEQECEVGTEPERHSVLEHTHYWPASNDPELEFELRACGLDCKPVIMKPVKLEENRSYHFSGFHTQQSSSDAHQAETDVDMPMELSPIPLPTSCKCEPNILSEPDHQPSFTASGAADQPFKSFKRVRPVKLKRKAGSTRKFKVVMDPYCSDFVAHDSSSAEEQAKQKRKKLKIIRKPKKTHFSCKAFKLKKQTSPRMTVVEQRIKSKKSIHGKLDRIGEKEELSQFNTMPGNHHWQGSELTNVQVMMMLKANLADNSESGRGCPALASSDLDAGELSDISCPGVLVGDQDLFDSDTLVEQIDQLLSGGNSPTQIEAGCVGTTNQKKQEVANGPVSTGQVHLGDPLPKMVTQVVMKPEDSGTTGYCEAGFSSSTKGKSVSHGKKAVKKTKSAGVSESGHSDSKVAPFCEEKILSGTAYSHPKSIKPASGEFHSKKESPKTVFTKYQVKALQRFQNVHAHLLKPCSVTVHHLSKTGLQFDSQGSCKIKNVKNLTVPCSKGAALTTHARKHEDKGKKTSAKASEKSKSSAISSRASDSRSLGDKSDDSPLGRSQPLEGQNPHTANAIITTDPEADLSGGTKHADSKQLGSDSQRQQTSPAKAKHQLPFKKKDTSTSSSNSASRHSKQVKPVGPAKLSKVHPSSQKKHRIAVVKGKTKASAKSSSLGQAKRPILQHSHSWDDVLQEMTMLSGSSCSSKTTAEPSKLSLPRIPKRNKPSNSGAVGTSRKSSSGVTTDSKNREPETKRPTFSHPLPNVSSSKLLEQTLPEKVRPVHPDQKAHTDAVSVNNSEALAVGSSGGVPKIPTLFTPIRMVSESRKNPISVTQELPGKGLSPISYYSANSDSSSTVLPQQSNDWQDLSTSPMMNAPHLTQHIALMQQAIQSVTLSLTNEQTASSAVFTGPEPWSLTHPQTHSSPSVPSRDTRKRQVMTCTEDAGVAQPIQSTALSAELEASSFQVSCVPVETVDAAGKCETQVADESPAKSETFRLDFSQSQKNAALKASKGTKHSHGLAASELPQMSPRNIEQLTEHAQLSGEHSMGTPELHSQQNFELAEEALQENPVEPVKGHEGDRVFDKAGDTKSGEKTPEHVAETTSNEGNIELMVDLCEWNQLMSTHETKDDEMLNKNSLPKLPQDQKLITSTLHGFHADEEEGNHKSTDGATTTDHDEKRHGPATLPYLCQEQRYKPANPMYLSQEKRYGTHLSDVKRYGPATPSCLGQEKRFGPAILSKLSDHKKHEKSFDTGTANDFAVLDECGYSDTSANLSVSDVIFHHLNLESKFAKEKARMSASSGQLLTLKSAEEKTVKTANPGHPLTGKREAPKEDTVDLSESMLDSSKGTKAPSSKTCQKSRPHIAPNFYSFFAHTMVKVHESNKKIDLELRKRQAGRGSSQRSRSPSMCRQGGGSRSPRRRNRSRSPSVRSRRGSRSPHALKRVRSKTPGQRSRSPSEQPIGARSRTKLRSKSPSFKKQRSRSPDGRRGRSRSPSASSTMSRANSPSRREDYGREEKMLPARGRDRGQVTEDRHRRQYQPYGDRQTRGNERDQRRRGKTWDRWNRRWEEDKPIADFELAYKELGELLTDKTSMTFHNRLSEERKKPAALFKDRCYKGKRFAGYCFRRSRIPTLDEFQLLAEIEGRNVMKKPASDAEEEPENEEEEDNKERSMLADTLDKVLGETEEPCPEGGMERNLIEDLRVKSGNPLFASSFIGDEVRGSPLPSFGSMSPSKHLHAETCSHTSNEPGESLSSDSVRTASDTRRVVSSQSVDEEFGRKSISQLSVVQALFPDSDHSSEHRRKIVLKRHSRLKSKLVEESGQQRLPLSDHSQVGRRHQRSSSEPGLDESNTFEAKSRSQQGRSRHWSAASTQLKHMLPRGPQTPPEPCPVYLSPDVLRCLQPGSRQNCWGSRQRSCGPHTPPEPSPGLDLENTRSRGLTVCSPGLRDPRLSVQHGCVGPTTPPLSCTDSDSSMKANDNMSSRVYQDSRTGRLVILKRAGRMSVSPSDRSPKAGSITELPSCSLASLKLRKGTASLEEDAVKLKTVGEPQPRIAADKDAEYGPNTVLKIINTAKRTAAVKQSYQPLVDSVFSSATSYMITNLTKTVASHPRLLSLNSGPAPPSQLTVTTASIPGQSAPTKTGQSSSTVTSEQPVAIKNATQSMEKLVHQLKVLIAQKAGQTSSDAATKPSLAQDKPQVPQSSAAPAPRRKKKREISKAPWVLHYWPGRPVPITLVERIPDYQPNPSLADERHVLHIDKDGPDPRLDPDRPSFVPGGKSEQAKALTLKEKKRFFSCIKVVKEIPLEPVMPEGRSLPKDPRHPFRSVVADMDELGHTEKNDSEERINMAAEVDNLEGKRATEKRQKQARVEKVTDGSEKQILSDQEAEAALSGHTASEASAAGEEKSVKVVLELEEERGLSTVPLTTSVRSSESDDIGSDASGKVFSKAIDIIIDEQEVASDTPGSTLVRNAKTESEKSTSGDDSKETTCLRLELTGKLCPDTGELVQDKNTHASEDDPCGTVSDMDITPEVVESMSKKAEGIGTDGGARENPESEHEESRETATLDPMQNPPFCSSMDNSLSHQQDALNEELFNDVMIMGSGGSDESNREDTEAEECAPVKAGTSQPPVSKPIIFPSFREMLGTSSEDLSAAGLHGSPEKLSKGKSGAPLVSRSIECVLEAISQNPPFCSSMDNSLSHQWDALNEELFNDVMIMGSGGSDESNREDTEVEECAPVKAGTSQPPVSKPIILPSFREMLGTSSEDLSAAGLHGSSEKLSQGKSGTPLVSRSIESVLEAISPRKHSRQKQSSSQSLLNPTEDGCKAGETADVDSAKGPSEETVRLSPAPLNFERENEADQTQEPTEQIAHSNQANLNSEQVDRETIHGAEQVSESAKQIVLPGQEQKKEDSLVTIQKAGQVKEATEQNDITSETANHTEHKKGHVEVDPDTNQTQEATSHSVLPEDDMYSSEREEKDFQNTHEAEPLQGDSPQKATEQTDLTSPAVLNVSQGEVDLAIQQEAKEMQEPLTHEAVEQSTVSEPAVLNHDRDDLCVVQEAKQMQEQLTRKGAEQGTLPTALNPDHCDSLVGQEAKEWQDTNTQTALTHSATLNSDIQKENQEAVLETAEQRSWTRPAALNLKQDGSDQRVIRESPVQETDSRVVVLCHTPLSAGLVNYSLSSTSDTSFEYNCSISFTNDQISDNHKDMQVFTEAAAESTSFDKAQNEREASHTLTDSPDHVRTLAAPLKGSADRKPASSDCHLVIETAQSKSAPETRIPTVISPCEVESDSYPMQISAVVSSNRTVQPANAEVRNPLNPQPAVRRLGSLIPTNVSLNKTKRDGHPMHISTLVSSHSTTPHGNSEMRDALNVQPAVRSQEPASGPITDVKSQQQSSSMRNQQAPAALVNATGDAPSPHTAFLNPGIGRPYHRNLRGQPPSRICPLRPQVRMPQSSNRFIFKNPPGHQFSRSHGPPRYDLKRLQAPPVIYRNSPVRGRFCGAAPMRRGSGEALVQFPSPHNLYQMGPRQRLSETRPRGFNGPFPRPSRPQRHSDPYSGVRETCYADFSSENI, translated from the exons ATGCTTCCATTTTCCAACAATAGTCATGCGCACTGTGATAGTTCCCAGTCTGCCCATCCACACCATGCACAACCTGCTCCAGGTATATTGGAGGATacgcatcatcatcatcatcatcatccagaGTTAATGCTAACACAAGAACAACGCATCTGGTCGTCTTCTGAACAAAActgttatcatcatcatcttcattcTGAGTTGGACGACCAACAAGACTCTGAAACCAATGTCTTTGCTCAAACTGAAACGCATTCATCATGTCATCATCATTTACTTGACCATGAAATGAGCAAACCACAACAAATTGGTTCCCCTTTGCTTGGATCCCTGAGTATAACTTCACAGGAGAATAGATCTTCCTCTGAGACTGGCGAATCGCTGTACGAGCCAGAACTGCAGCACGATCCTTCGATTCCTCTGGATGTTCTGGAGCTGGTGAGGCGCCTGAAGGCTGTTGCCAAGGAGAGGATGATAGAGGAGGCTGTGTCCAAGCTCATGGGCTGCAAGGCGGAGAACACACAGATGGGTGACAATGAAGACAGCTCGATGGAAGACCATTCTGACTGTCTGCACCTTTCTGCTTCATGTGGAACTGGAGCCCAGGTCAAGGAGGAGCAAGAATGTGAAGTAGGGACTGAACCAGAAAGGCATTCTGTCCTTGAACACACACATTACTGGCCTGCTTCAAATGATCCTGAACTTGAGTTTGAGCTTAGAGCATGTGGTCTTGACTGCAAGCCTGTCATCATGAAACCTGTAAAACTTGAGGAGAATCGGTCTTATCACTTCAGTGGCTTCCACACCCAGCAAAGTTCTTCTGATGCGCACCAGGCAGAGACTGACGTTGATATGCCCATGGAGTTGTCACCTATACCACTTCCGACCTCATGCAAATGTGAACCCAACATTTTGTCAGAGCCAGATCACCAGCCATCTTTCACTGCCTCTGGTGCAGCGGACCAGCCTTTCAAATCCTTCAAACGTGTGAGACCTGTCAAGCTAAAAAGGAAAGCGGGCAGCACACGAAAGTTCAAGGTTGTGATGGATCCCTATTGTTCAGACTTTGTTGCACATGATAGCAGCAGTGCTGAAGAAcaggcaaaacaaaagagaaagaagctcAAAATTATCAGAAAACCAAAGAAGACACATTTTAGCTGCAAGGCTTTCAAACTGAAAAAACAGACCTCACCTAGGATGACAGTTGTAGAGCAAAGAATCAAAAGCAAGAAGTCCATCCATGGCAAACTTGACCGAATAGGTGAAAAGGAAGAATTGTCCCAGTTCAACACCATGCCAGGCAATCATCATTGGCAAGGCAGTGAACTCACAAATGTTCAGGTCATGATGATGCTTAAAGCTAACCTTGCAGATAACTCAGAGTCAGGAAGAGGGTGTCCTGCTCTTGCTTCTAGTGATCTTGATGCAGGTGAACTATCAGACATCTCCTGCCCTGGAGTGCTGGTAGGGGATCAAGACTTGTTTGACAGTGATACTCTAGTAGAACAGATTGATCAACTCTTGTCTGGAGGCAACAGCCCCACACAGATTGAAGCAGGGTGTGTGGGAACGACAAACCAGAAAAAACAAGAAGTTGCAAATGGCCCTGTGTCCACCGGTCAGGTACATTTAGGAGACCCGCTGCCTAAAATGGTGACCCAAGTTGTTATGAAGCCTGAAGACTCAGGAACAACTGGATACTGTGAAGCTGGTTTCTCCAGTAGCACCAAGGGAAAATCAGTTTCTCATGGAAAGAAGGCAGTGAAAAAGACAAAGTCTGCAGGTGTGTCGGAATCAGGACATTCAGACTCAAAGGTTGCTCCATTCTGTGAAGAAAAAATACTCAGTGGAACAGCTTACAGCCATCCTAAAAGCATAAAACCAGCTAGTGGGGAGTTTCACTCAAAGAAAGAATCTCCAAAGACTGTGTTTACCAAATATCAAGTTAAAGCTCTCCAAAGATTTCAGAACGTTCATGCGCATCTGTTAAAACCCTGCTCAGTGACGGTCCATCACTTGTCAAAGACAGGGTTGCAGTTTGACTCACAAGGGAGTTGCAAGatcaaaaatgtgaaaaacctAACAGTACCATGCTCAAAAGGGGCTGCTCTGACTACTCATGCTAGGAAACATGAAGATAAAGGGAAGAAAACTTCAGCTAAAGCCAGTGAAAAGTCCAAGAGCAGTGCTATTTCTTCAAGAGCATCAGACTCCAGATCATTGGGTGACAAATCTGATGACAGTCCTCTGGGGCGAAGCCAGCCATTGGAGGGTCAAAATCCTCATACTGCAAATGCTATTATCACCACTGACCCCGAAGCAGATCTTTCGGGAGGTACAAAGCATGCAGATTCTAAACAACTTGGTAGTGACAGTCAAAGACAGCAAACATCACCTGCAAAAGCAAAGCATCAGTTGCCATTCAAAAAGAAGGACACTTCAACAAGTTCAAGTAACTCTGCATCAAGGCATTCTAAACAAGTAAAGCCTGTTGGCCCAGCAAAGCTTTCTAAGGTGCATCCCTCCTCACAGAAGAAGCACAGGATAGCAGTGGTGAAAGGAAAGACGAAGGCATCAGCAAAATCCTCCTCACTTGGCCAGGCTAAACGGCCGATTCTTCAACATAGTCACAGCTGGGATGACGTGCTGCAGGAAATGACCATGCTGAGCGGCAGTTCCTGCTCCAGCAAAACCACAGCAGAGCCATCAAAGCTCAGTTTGCCTCGCATTCCCAAAAGAAACAAACCCTCCAACAGTGGTGCTGTTGGCACCAGTAGGAAGTCATCATCTGGAGTTAccactgattccaaaaatagaGAGCCTGAAACCAAAAGACCTACATTTTCACACCCTTTACCTAACGTCTCATCTTCAAAATTATTGGAACAAACTTTACCAGAGAAAGTCAGACCAGTTCATCCAGATCAGAAAGCCCATACAGATGCTGTTTCAGTCAATAACAGTGAAGCGCTGGCAGTGGGCAGTAGTGGTGGTGTACCCAAGATTCCCACATTGTTTACACCCATACGTATGGTTTCAGAGAGCAGGAAGAACCCCATCAGTGTGACTCAGGAGTTGCCAGGAAAGGGATTGTCCCCGATTTCATATTATTCAGCAAACAGTGACAGCAGTAGCACTGTTCTGCCACAGCAAAGTAATGATTGGCAAGATCTTTCCACATCTCCAATGATGAACGCTCCACATTTGACCCAGCATATTGCACTCATGCAACAGGCCATTCAGTCAGTCACCCTGAGCCTCACAAATGAGCAAACAGCAAGTTCTGCAGTGTTCACTGGCCCTGAGCCGTGGTCTTTGACACACCCTCAAACACACAGCTCACCATCGGTTCCCTCTAGAGACACCAGGAAAAGACAAGTGATGACTTGTACGGAAGATGCTGGAGTGGCACAACCCATCCAGTCCACAGCACTTTCTGCGGAGCTTGAAGCCTCATCCTTCCAGGTTTCATGTGTTCCTGTAGAAACTGTAGATGCCGCTGGAAAATGTGAAACACAAGTTGCAGATGAATCTCCTGCAAAATCAGAAACTTTCAGATTAGATTTTTCTCAGTCTCAGAAAAATGCAGCTTTGAAAGCCAGTAAGGGTACCAAACATTCGCATGGGCTGGCTGCATCTGAGCTTCCACAAATGTCACCTAGAAACATAGAGCAGCTAACAGAGCATGCACAGCTCAGTGGTGAACATTCTATGGGGACACCTGAACTGCATTCCCAACAGAACTTTGAACTTGCTGAAGAAGCTTTGCAAGAAAATCCTGTTGAACCAGTGAAGGGCCATGAAGGAGACAGGGTCTTTGATAAGGCAGGGGATACTAAGTCAGGAGAAAAGACTCCTGAACATGTGGCCGAAACGACCTCTAATGAAGGTAACATTGAATTAATGGTAGATCTGTGTGAGTGGAATCAGCTGATGAGTACGCATGAAACCAAGGATGATGAGATGCTCAACAAGAACAGCCTGCCAAAACTTCCACAGGACCAAAAACTTATCACGAGCACATTGCATGGATTTCATGCGGATGAAGAAGAAGGGAACCACAAAAGTACAGACGGGGCAACTACCACTGATCATGATGAGAAGAGACATGGACCTGCAACCCTGCCATACTTGTGTCAAGAGCAGAGATACAAACCTGCAAACCCAATGTACTTGTCTCAAGAGAAGAGATACGGAACGCACCTGTCTGATGTGAAGAGATATGGACCTGCAACCCCATCGTGCTTGGGTCAAGAGAAGAGATTCGGTCCTGCAATCCTATCAAAGTTGTCGGATCACAAGAAGCATGAGAAGTCATTTGACACTGGAACAGCAAATGACTTTGCTGTGCTGGATGAATGTGGTTATTCTGACACAAGTGCAAATCTCTCTGTAAGTGATGTAATCTTTCATCATTTGAACTTGGAGTCCAAATTTGCCAAGGAAAAGGCACGGATGTCTGCAAGTTCAGGCCAACTTTTGACTCTGAAAAGTGCAGAGGAAAAGACAGTGAAGACTGCAAATCCAGGCCACCCTTTGACTGGGAAACGTGAAGCCCCCAAAGAAGACACTGTTGATTTATCTGAGAGCATGTTGGATTCATCTAAGGGCACCAAAGCTCCAAGCAGCAAAACTTGTCAGAAGAGCAGACCCCACATTGCACCCAACTTCTATTCATTCTTTGCCCACACAATGGTAAAGGTTCAcgaaagcaacaaaaaaattgACTTGGAGCTAAGAaaaagacaggcaggcagaggcTCGTCACAGAGGTCAAGGTCACCAAGCATGTGTAGACAAGGAGGTGGCAGCAGGTCTCCACGAAGGAGAAACAGGTCAAGGTCACCCAGTGTACGAAGCAGGCGAGGTTCACGGTCTCCACATGCTTTGAAGAGAGTCAGGTCTAAAACACCTGGACAAAGGTCCAGGTCTCCGAGCGAACAACCCATTGGTGCAAGATCAAGAACAAAACTGCGGTCAAAGTCACCATCCTTCAAGAAACAAAGGTCAAGGTCTCCTGATGGAAGAAGAGGAAGGTCGAGGTCACCCAGTGCTTCTTCAACCATGTCCAGAGCCAACAGTCCATCCAGAAGAGAAGATTATGGCAGAGAAGAGAAAATG CTACCTGCCAGAGGCCGTGACAGAGGTCAGGTGACTGAAGACCGGCACCGTCGCCAGTACCAGCCTTACGGAGATCGTCAGACCAGGGGGAACGAGCGTGACCAGCGGAGGAGAGGGAAAACCTGGGACAGGTGGAACAGGCGATGGGAGGAGGACAAGCCCATTGCAGACTTTGAACTGGCATACAA AGAACTGGGCGAGCTCCTGACAGACAAGACATCCATGACGTTCCACAACAGACTGAGCGAGGAGAGAAAGAAACCGGCTGCCCTGTTCAAGGACCGTTGCTACAAGGGAAAGCGATTTGCTGGCTACTGCTTCAGGCGCTCGAGAATACCTACCTTGGATGA GTTCCAACTGCTGGCTGAGATTGAAGGGCGGAATGTGATGAAGAAGCCAGCGTCAGATGCTGAAGAAGAACCTGAAaatgaggaggaggaagacAACAAAGAACGCTCCATGTTGGCTGACACGCTGGATAAAGTTCTCGGAGAGACGGAAGAGCCATGTCCA GAAGGAGGCATGGAACGCAACCTGATTGAAGATCTGCGCGTGAAGTCTGGAAATCCCCTGTTTGCATCATCATTCATCGGTGATGAAGTTCGAGGTTCACCTCTGCCCAGCTTTGGCAGCATGTCCCCCTCAAAACACCTCCATGCTGAGACTTGCAGTCACACAAGTAATGAGCCAGGAGAAAGTTTGTCAAGTGATAGTGTGCGCACTGCCTCAGATACCAGAAGGGTTGTGTCTTCTCAATCTGTAGATGAGGAGTTTGGGAGAAAATCTATTTCACAGCTGTCTGTTGTGCAGGCCTTGTTCCCGGATAGCGACCATTCTTCTGAACACAGAAGGAAGATTGTCTTAAAAAGGCACAGCAGGCTTAAGAGCAAGCTAGTTGAGGAATCTGGTCAGCAGAGGCTGCCCTTAAGTGATCATTCACAGGTTGGTAGAAGACACCAGAGAAGTTCAAGCGAGCCAGGTCTCGATGAATCGAACACTTTTGAGGCTAAGTCCCGTAGTCAGCAAGGTCGTTCAAGACACTGGTCTGCAGCCAGTACCCAGCTGAAGCACATGCTACCCAGAGGTCCTCAGACACCCCCAGAACCCTGTCCCGTTTACTTGAGTCCTGACGTGCTACGTTGCTTACAGCCGGGTTCCAGGCAGAACTGCTGGGGCTCTCGGCAGAGAAGCTGTGGACCTCACACTCCCCCAGAACCAAGCCCAGGTCTAGACCTGGAAAACACCAGAAGCCGTGGTCTCACTGTGTGCAGCCCTGGCTTGAGAGACCCAAGGTTATCAGTGCAACATGGCTGTGTTGGGCCCACAACCCCACCTTTATCATGCACTGACTCAGACAGCAGCATGAAAGCGAATGATAACATGAGCAGCAGGGTGTACCAGGACTCAAGAACTGGCCGACTGGTAATTTTGAAGCGCGCTGGAAGGATGTCTGTCTCCCCTTCAGACCGTAGTCCTAAAGCTGGCAGCATCACTGAGCTACCTTCCTGTTCTTTGGCCAGTCTCAAGTTGAGGAAGGGAACAGCCTCACTGGAAGAGGATGCAGTGAAGTTGAAGACTGTTGGCGAGCCACAACCAAGGATAGCGGCTGACAAAGATGCAGAATATGGACCCAACACTGTGCTGAAGATTATCAACACTGCTAAACGCACTGCTGCTGTCAAACAGAGCTACCAGCCTCTCGTTGACTCAGTTTTTTCTTCTGCAACATCATATATGATTACAAACTTGACGAAGACCGTTGCTTCCCACCCAAGGTTGCTCTCCCTGAATTCTGGTCCAGCCCCACCTTCACAGCTAACTGTGACTACAGCCTCCATTCCGGGTCAGTCTGCTCCAACAAAAACTGGCCAGTCGTCCAGTACTGTCACATCTGAGCAACCAGTGGCAATAAAGAACGCTACCCAAAGCATGGAGAAGCTGGTACATCAGCTGAAGGTTCTCATTGCCCAGAAAGCAGGCCAGACCTCCTCTGATGCTGCAACCAAACCATCTCTGGCACAGGATAAGCCTCAAGTACCCCAGTCCAGTGCTGCACCTGCTCCCA GAAGGAAGAAGAAGCGTGAAATCTCCAAAGCACCATGGGTACTGCATTACTGGCCGGGAAGACCCGTTCCCATCACCTTGGTAGAGCGAATTCCGG ATTACCAGCCCAATCCATCACTGGCAGACGAACGGCACGTCTTACATATTGACAAGGATGGGCCTGACCCCCGACTGGACCCCGATCGACCATCCTTCGTGCCTGGAGGGAAGTCTGAGCAAGCCAAGGCCCTCACCCTCAAAGAGAAGAAACGGTTCTTTTCCTGCATCAAGGTGGTGAAGGAGATACCGCTGGAGCCAGTCATGCCTGAAGGGAGGAGTCTGCCCAAGGACCCCAGGCACCCCTTCAGATCCGTAGTGGCCGACATGGATGAATTGGGTCACACCGAGAAGAATGACAGTGAAGAGCGTATTAACATGGCTGCAGAGGTTGACAACTTGGAAGGTAAAAGGGCAACCGAAAAGCGGCAAAAACAGGCCAGAGTGGAAAAGGTCACAGATGGGTCAGAGAAACAGATTCTTTCTGATCAGGAGGCTGAGGCTGCACTTTCTGGCCACACTGCATCTGAGGCTTCTGCTGCAGGTGAAGAGAAATCTGTCAAAGTTGTGTTGGAGCTAGAAGAAGAGAGAGGACTGTCCACTGTGCCATTGACCACGTCTGTCAGAAGCAGTGAATCTGACGACATTGGAAGCGATGCATCAGGGAAGGTATTcagcaaggccattgatatcaTCATTGATGAGCAGGAGGTAGCTTCTGACACACCAGGCTCCACTTTGGTCAGGAATGCCAAAACAGAGAGTGAGAAATCTACTTCAGGAGATGATTCCAAAGAAACCACTTGTCTGCGCCTAGAACTTACAGGCAAGCTTTGTCCAGACACAGGAGAGCTGGTTcaggacaaaaacacacatgccTCTGAAGATGATCCATGCGGTACAGTCAGTGACATGGATATTACCCCGGAAGTTGTTGAGAGCATGAGTAAAAAGGCAGAGGGTATCGGGACAGATGGCGGTGCAAGAGAAAACCCGGAGTCTGAGCATGAAGAGTCAAGAGAGACCGCCACGCTGGACCCTATGCAGAACCCACCTTTCTGCTCCTCAATGGACAATTCTCTTAGCCATCAACAGGACGCTCTGAACGAGGAGTTGTTCAACGATGTCATGATTATGGGATCGGGAGGATCTGATGAAAGTAACCGAGAAGATACAGAAGCAGAGGAATGTGCTCCTGTAAAAGCAGGGACCTCTCAACCTCCAGTATCAAAGCCAATCATTTTTCCATCATTCAGAGAAATGCTGGGCACCAGTAGCGAAGACCTTTCCGCTGCTGGACTCCATGGATCCCCTGAGAAGCTGTCCAAAGGGAAGAGTGGTGCACCATTGGTGTCTAGATCAATTGAGTGTGTTTTAGAAGCCATATCGCAGAACCCACCTTTCTGCTCCTCAATGGACAATTCTCTTAGCCATCAGTGGGACGCTCTGAACGAGGAGTTGTTCAACGATGTCATGATTATGGGATCGGGAGGATCTGATGAAAGTAACCGAGAAGATACAGAAGTAGAGGAATGTGCACCTGTAAAAGCAGGGACCTCTCAACCTCCAGTATCAAAGCCAATCATTTTGCCATCATTCAGAGAAATGCTGGGCACCAGTAGCGAAGACCTTTCCGCTGCTGGACTCCATGGATCCTCTGAGAAGCTGTCCCAAGGGAAGAGTGGTACACCATTGGTGTCTAGATCAATTGAGTCTGTTTTAGAAGCCATATCGCCAAGGAAGCATTCCCGTCAGAAACAGAGCTCCTCACAGAGCTTGTTGAATCCCACAGAGGATGGATGTAAAGCGGGAGAAACTGCTGATGTAGATTCTGCAAAAGGGCCAAGCGAGGAAACGGTCCGTCTCAGCCCAGCGCCACTGAACTTTGAACGAGAGAATGAGGCTGATCAAACGCAAGAGCCAACTGAACAAATTGCACATTCCAACCAAGCAAACTTGAATTCTGAACaagtagacagagagactatCCATGGCGCAGAACAAGTGTCTGAGTCAGCTAAACAAATTGTTTTACCAGGTCAAGAACAAAAGAAGGAAGACTCGCTTGTTACTATCCAAAAAGCTGGACAAGTGAAAGAAGCAACTGAACAAAATGATATCACGAGCGAAACTGCTAATCACACTGAACACAAGAAAGGACATGTTGAAGTTGACCCTGATACAAATCAAACCCAGGAGGCAACTTCACATAGTGTTCTGCCAGAGGATGATATGTACAGTTCAGAGCGAGAGGAGAAAGACTTTCAAAACACACATGAGGCAGAGCCACTGCAGGGGGATTCGCCACAGAAAGCAACAGAACAAACTGACCTGACCAGCCCTGCAGTATTGAATGTTAGTCAAGGGGAAGTAGACTTGGCCATTCAGCAGGAGGCAAAGGAAATGCAAGAACCACTGACACACGAGGCTGTAGAGCAAAGTACTGTGTCTGAGCCTGCAGTATTAAATCATGACCGTGATGATTTATGTGTTGTACAAGAAGCAAAACAAATGCAAGAGCAACTGACGCGCAAAGGCGCGGAACAAGGTACTTTGCCAACAGCATTGAATCCGGACCACTGTGATTCCCTTGTGGGACAAGAGGCTAAAGAATGgcaagacacaaacacacaaactgcaCTTACCCACTCGGCGACATTGAATTCTGATATACAGAAAGAGAACCAGGAAGCTGTGCTTGAGACAGCAGAGCAAAGATCTTGGACCCGCCCAGCTGCATTGAATCTCAAACAAGACGGAAGTGATCAAAGAGTTATTCGAGAAAGTCCAGTACAGGAGACAGATAGCAGGGTTGTCGTCCTGTGCCACACACCATTAAGTGCAGGCCTGGTGAACTATTCCCTCTCCAGTACCAGTGATACCAGTTTTGAATACAACTGTTCCATATCTTTCACTAACGACCAGATTTCAGACAACCACAAGGATATGCAGGTTTTCACTGAAGCTGCAGCTGAAAGTACCAGTTTTGATAAGGCTCAGAATGAGAGGGAAGCATCACACACGCTTACTGATAGTCCTGATCATGTTCGCACACTAGCAGCACCTCTAAAAGGTTCTGCGGACAGAAAGCCAGCAAGCAGTGACTGCCATCTTGTCATTGAAACTGCACAGTCAAAATCGGCCCCTGAGACTAGGATTCCAACTGTTATCTCTCCATGTGAGGTGGAAAGTGACAGCTATCCCATGCAGATTTCAGCAGTGGTGTCTTCAAATAGGACAGTGCAGCCTGCCAATGCAGAAGTGAGGAATCCTTTAAACCCACAGCCAGCTGTCAGAAGACTGGGGAGCCTGATTCCAACTAATGTCTCTCTAAATAAGACAAAAAGAGACGGCCATCCCATGCACATTTCAACATTGGTGTCTTCACATAGTACAACACCTCATGGCAATTCAGAAATGAGGGATGCTTTGAATGTACAGCCAGCTGTCAGAAGCCAAGAGCCAGCAAGTGGACCCATCACAGATGTTAAGAGCCAGCAACAGAGCTCTTCCATGAGGAATCAGCAAGCCCCAGCAGCTCTTGTTAATGCAACAGGCGATGCTCCTAGTCCTCACACTGCATTCTTGAATCCAGGCATAGGCAGACCTTATCACAGGAATCTCCGTGGACAACCTCCTAGTCGTATTTGCCCACTCAGACCGCAAGTGCGCATGCCTCAGAGCTCTAACAGATTTATCTTCAAAAATCCTCCTGGTCACCAGTTTTCCAGATCTCACGGCCCACCTAGATATGATCTCAAGCGTCTGCAAGCTCCACCTGTAATCTACAGGAACAGCCCTGTAAGGGGACGCTTTTGTGGTGCTGCTCCCATGAGAAGGGGTAGTGGAGAAGCGCTGGTTCAGTTTCCATCTCCTCACAACCTTTACCAAATGGGTCCTCGTCAGCGCCTTTCTGAGACCAGGCCCAGGGGTTTCAACGGTCCATTCCCAAGACCTTCGCGTCCTCAACGTCACAGTGATCCCTATTCAGGGGTCAGGGAAACTTGCTATGCGGATTTCAGCAGTGAAAATATTTAG